The sequence below is a genomic window from Mycobacteroides abscessus ATCC 19977.
CACCTTGACCTTGAGGTCGCCGTTGCCGAGCACCTTGACCAGCTCGTTCTTGCGAACCGCACCCTTGGCAACCAGGGCCTCGATAGTGACGTCGCCACCCTCGGGGAACAGCCGCTCGATGTCGGCCACGTTCACTACCTGGTATTCAGTGCGGAAGCGGTTCTTGAAGCCCTTGAGCTTCGGGAGCCGCATGTGGATGGGCATCTGCCCACCCTCGAAGGTCACCGGCACGTTCTTGCGTGCCTTGGTGCCCTTGGTACCGCGACCCGCGGTCTTACCCTTGGACCCCTCACCGCGACCGACGCGGGTGCGCTCGGTCTTGGAGCCCGGGGCCGGGCGTAGGTGGTGCAATTTGATGGTCATTACTTCACATCCTCGACGGTGACCAGGTGGCGAACCACCTGGAGCAGGCCGCGGGTCTGCGCGTTGTCCTCACGGACAACGGTCTGGCGAATCTTGCGCAGACCCAGTGTCTTCAGACTTTCGCGCTGCTTCCACCGGGCTCCGATGGTGCTGCGCACCTGGGTGATCTTCACGTCAGCCATGGCTGCCTCCCTGTGCTGCCGCAGCTGCGAACTCGGCGCGGGCCCGGAGCATGCCGGCCGGTGCCACATCCTCGATGGGCAGACCACGCCGGGCCGCAACCTCTTCCGGACGCTGCAGCTGCTTGAGCGCCGCGACGGTTGCGTGAACCACGTTGATGGCGTTGTCGCTACCCAGCGACTTGGCCAGGATGTCGTGCACACCAGCGCATTCCAGCACCGCACGGGCAGCACCACCGGCGATCACACCGGTACCGGCCGAGGCCGGACGCAGCATGACGACACCGGCCGAATCCTCGCCCTGAACCGGGTGGGTGATGGTGCCGCCGATGAGCGGAACACGGAAGAAGTTCTTGCGAGCCTCATCCACACCCTTGGCGATGGCGGCCGGAACTTCCTTGGCCTTGCCGTAGCCGACGCCCACCAGACCGTGGCCGTCGCCGACGATCACCAGCGCGGTGAAGCTGAACCGGCGACCACCCTTGACAACCTTGGAGACACGGTTGATGGTGACCACGCGCTCCAGGTAGTTGCTCTTCTCGGCGTTGTCACGCCCACCACGACGGTCGTCGCGGTTGTCACGGCGTCCACGGCCGCCCTCGCGACCGTCGTTGGAGCCGCCTGCATTGTCGGGAGCGCCCGAATTGCGCTGCGCCATCATGCTGTCCCTTCTTGGAAAATCCGAGCAAGTCCGAACATCAGAACACCAGCCCGTTCTCGCGGGCGGCGTCGGCGAGTGCGGCAATCCGGCCGCCGTAGGTGTAGCCACCGCGGTCGAACACCACGGTGTCCACGCCCGCGGCCTTCGCACGCTCGGCGATCAGCTGGCCGACCCGGGCACTGCGTGCCTTCTTGTCGCCGTCCACTGCCTGCACGTCGGCCTCGATGGACGACGCCGCAGCCAGGGTGGTACCGGTGAGATCGTTGACCAGCTGCACATGGATGTGGCGGGCCGAACGATTGACGACCAGACGCGGCCGCGCGTCCGTACCGGACACCTTCTTGCGCAGACGTGCGTGACGGCGGATCCGGGCGACGCGACGCGTCTCGGAGATGTTCTTGCCGACGGGCTCGTGCTGCTTCGCTTCTGTCTTCGTTTGAGCCATGGTCACTTACCTGTCTTTCCGACCTTGCGGCGGATCTGCTCACCCTCGTAGCGAATGCCCTTGCCCTTGTACGGGTCGGGACGACGCAGGCGGCGGATGTTGGCCGAGATCTGGCCAACCTTCTGCTTGTCGATTCCGCTGATCGAGAACTTGGTGGGGGTCTCGACCGCGAACGTGATGCCCTCGGGCGCTTCGATCAGCACCGGGTGGCTGTAGCCAAGCGCGAACTCCAGGTTCGATCCCTTGGCCACCACGCGGTAACCGACGCCGAAGATCTCCATCTTGGTGGTGTAACCCTGGGTCACACCGGTCACCAGGTTGGCGATCAGCGTGCGGGACAGGCCGTGCAGCGAGCGGTTGCGCCGCTCGTCGTCCGGACGGGTCACCACGATGGCGCCATCGTCGTTGCGCGACACCGAGATCGGCTCGCTCACTGTCAGCTCGAGGGTGCCCTTGGAGCCCTTCACGGAGATGTTCTGGCCGTCGATGTTGACGTCCACTCCGGCGGGAACCGGCACTGGCTGCTTACCAATACGCGACATGTTTAGTCCTCCCCTACCAGACGTACGCGAGGACTTCGCCGCCCACGCCCTGTCGGGCTGCCTGGCGGTCGGTGAGCAGGCCAGTGGACGTGGAGATGATCGCCACGCCGAGGCCACCGAGAACCTTGGGCAGATTGGTGGATTTTGCGTACACACGCAGACCGGGCTTCGACACGCGGCGCAGACCGGCGATGCTGCGCTC
It includes:
- the rplO gene encoding 50S ribosomal protein L15, with amino-acid sequence MTIKLHHLRPAPGSKTERTRVGRGEGSKGKTAGRGTKGTKARKNVPVTFEGGQMPIHMRLPKLKGFKNRFRTEYQVVNVADIERLFPEGGDVTIEALVAKGAVRKNELVKVLGNGDLKVKVSVSANKFSDSAREKITAAGGSINEV
- the rpmD gene encoding 50S ribosomal protein L30; translated protein: MADVKITQVRSTIGARWKQRESLKTLGLRKIRQTVVREDNAQTRGLLQVVRHLVTVEDVK
- the rpsE gene encoding 30S ribosomal protein S5, with translation MMAQRNSGAPDNAGGSNDGREGGRGRRDNRDDRRGGRDNAEKSNYLERVVTINRVSKVVKGGRRFSFTALVIVGDGHGLVGVGYGKAKEVPAAIAKGVDEARKNFFRVPLIGGTITHPVQGEDSAGVVMLRPASAGTGVIAGGAARAVLECAGVHDILAKSLGSDNAINVVHATVAALKQLQRPEEVAARRGLPIEDVAPAGMLRARAEFAAAAAQGGSHG
- the rplR gene encoding 50S ribosomal protein L18, coding for MAQTKTEAKQHEPVGKNISETRRVARIRRHARLRKKVSGTDARPRLVVNRSARHIHVQLVNDLTGTTLAAASSIEADVQAVDGDKKARSARVGQLIAERAKAAGVDTVVFDRGGYTYGGRIAALADAARENGLVF
- the rplF gene encoding 50S ribosomal protein L6 codes for the protein MSRIGKQPVPVPAGVDVNIDGQNISVKGSKGTLELTVSEPISVSRNDDGAIVVTRPDDERRNRSLHGLSRTLIANLVTGVTQGYTTKMEIFGVGYRVVAKGSNLEFALGYSHPVLIEAPEGITFAVETPTKFSISGIDKQKVGQISANIRRLRRPDPYKGKGIRYEGEQIRRKVGKTGK